A stretch of Drosophila gunungcola strain Sukarami chromosome 3L unlocalized genomic scaffold, Dgunungcola_SK_2 000002F, whole genome shotgun sequence DNA encodes these proteins:
- the LOC128257832 gene encoding uncharacterized protein LOC128257832, which translates to MMSGKSSLCGYMLIFALAAIQLANAVPSTTTTTEYPSTVAATSTKTTRRVNPLTESKLEKNCKALCEHCGCLGFYCGEECLCECNDDSSDTECIRTMQMNAKTLNLPFEIVIQGPSSNRFVRNAQQFEQERDLLTRSASGSAKAPRNRRSNITIYKPSKSQSTANALKTVAKTSELDLARHKRSLDHLEWFNDFASSLVRPSPLGTRAQKQQRESKPSGFKRQAALEEPARREPWFLEHTAPRLTRPAPLKKEQVFRKSKKSPLSRKITKSKAVKEQLRRDSEREIRPLRDALQVVERIPKVLQDTVSHLSSDSQSGDVFSLNIMNEALPQQKEREDEELVPRRPSASLRNFRRNEIVPEAVTLAAPAPLAAQAPLPVQRGGLLLPWLRQRRLMRLQQARGNL; encoded by the coding sequence ATGATGTCCGGAAAGAGCAGCCTCTGTGGCTACATGCTTATATTTGCTCTTGCGGCTATCCAACTGGCAAATGCTGTTCCCTCGACTACCACAACCACTGAATACCCATCGACAGTGGCCGCCACATCAACGAAGACTACACGCCGTGTGAATCCCCTCACGGAATCGAAGCTTGAGAAGAATTGCAAGGCTCTCTGCGAGCACTGCGGCTGTTTGGGTTTCTACTGCGGCGAGGAATGCCTTTGCGAGTGTAACGACGACAGCTCGGACACCGAGTGCATCCGCACCATGCAGATGAACGCAAAGACGCTGAATCTGCCCTTTGAGATTGTCATCCAGGGGCCGAGTAGCAATCGCTTTGTGCGCAACGCCCAGCAGTTCGAGCAGGAGCGGGATCTGTTGACCAGAAGTGCCTCTGGTTCAGCAAAGGCTCCTCGAAACCGTCGCTCCAACATCACCATATACAAGCCCTCCAAGAGTCAGTCCACTGCCAATGCCCTCAAAACGGTTGCCAAGACTTCGGAGCTGGATTTGGCCAGGCACAAGCGTTCCTTGGACCACCTGGAGTGGTTTAATGACTTTGCCAGCTCGCTGGTGCGTCCCTCACCATTGGGAACGCGAGCTCAAAAGCAGCAGCGTGAGTCCAAGCCATCGGGTTTCAAGCGCCAGGCTGCTTTGGAGGAGCCAGCTCGTCGGGAGCCGTGGTTCCTGGAGCACACTGCTCCGCGTCTGACTCGCCCCGCTCCCCTTAAGAAGGAACAAGTCTTCCGGAAAAGCAAAAAGAGTCCTTTGTCCCGTAAGATCACCAAAAGCAAAGCCGTTAAGGAGCAGTTGCGTAGGGATTCGGAGCGGGAGATCCGGCCACTTCGGGATGCCCTGCAGGTGGTGGAGCGCATTCCCAAGGTGCTTCAGGATACAGTAAGTCATCTGTCGTCCGACTCCCAAAGTGGAGATGTCTTCAGCCTGAACATTATGAACGAAGCCTTGCCGCAGCAAAAGGAGCGCGAAGATGAGGAGCTTGTGCCCCGTAGACCAAGTGCCAGCCTTCGCAATTTCCGGCGTAATGAGATCGTTCCAGAAGCTGTGACCCTCGCTGCCCCCGCTCCCCTGGCGGCCCAAGCTCCTCTTCCCGTCCAGCGAGGAGGCCTCCTTCTGCCCTGGTTAAGACAGCGGCGACTGATGCGCTTGCAGCAGGCTAGGGGTAATCTATAG
- the LOC128257830 gene encoding major facilitator superfamily domain-containing protein 8: MEFARRVSARFETKRLPEDVDDGLETLEEYKQRWRSVRIIYFTMFLMALGFSIILTGIWPFLNKLDPEAGKEFMGLIVAANPLGQMIFSPIFGWWGNKLGKIRLPLLISLALFTLASGIYSSLELRPDYVKYWMLSSRFLIGVSSANIALCRSYLSAATRISERTHAVSMVSLAQVLGFIIGPTLQAAVTPLGDQGHVWLWGMMHFNMYTASGWINVLMSIGNFMMFLPGVFEEHKIAAREVMVMQGGTSETETWKGIKPNYYSAWTLIIAFFVLVFNFVLLETLGTSLTMDMFAWSDDEALWYMGLMMTTAAIVSLVTFVLIEPMCKLFAERYVLIWGGFSLMFLGRVLFVPWGPDPPKLAQPFNASLNLSESDPMYLGCPIAEQKWCAELPALTLTQFIIGFAFTSVGYPIGVTLIQTIFSKVLGPRPQGVWMGWMTGSGCLSRVLGPIFVGFIYSRLGTYWTFGVTSIMMLVSMFWLHCSNRLLIPPTFEKAPAELQELNQSNGGTLDDHSPEESVSDKIDRHHSASTKNGSYHSLAHA; this comes from the exons ATGGAGTTTGCACGCCGAGTGTCCGCTCGCTTTGAAACCAAAAGACTGCCCGAGGACGTGGACGATGGCCTGGAGACACTGGAGGAGTACAAACAGCGCTGGCGCTCCGTACGCATCATCTACTTTACCATGTTCCTGATGGCGCTGGGCTTCAGCATTATTCTCACAGGCATTTGGCCCTTCCTCAACAAG CTAGATCCCGAAGCGGGCAAGGAGTTCATGGGCCTTATTGTGGCCGCTAATCCGCTGGGGCAAATGATCTTCAGTCCCATCTTTGGCTGGTGGGGCAACAAGCTGGGCAAAATCCGGCTGCCCTTGCTTATTTCGCTGGCTCTATTCACCCTGGCCAGTGGGATATACTCCTCGCTGGAACTGCGTCCGGATTACGTGAAATACTGGATGCTCTCCTCTCGTTTCCTCATCGGGGTTAGCTCGGCGAATATTGCCCTGTGCCGATCCTATTTGTCGGCTGCCACGCGAATCAGCGAACGCACCCATGCTGTTTCGATGGTGTCGCTGGCTCAGGTCCTGGGCTTCATCATCGGACCGACTCTGCAGGCGGCGGTCACTCCGCTTGGCGATCAGGGACACGTCTGGCTGTGGGGCATGATGCACTTCAACATGTACACGGCATCCGGATGGATCAACGTGCTGATGAGCATAGGAAACTTCATGATGTTTCTGCCCGGAGTGTTTGAG GAGCACAAAATCGCAGCTCGCGAAGTGATGGTAATGCAGGGCGGCACCTCGGAGACAGAAACTTGGAAAGGCATCAAACCGAATTATTATTCCGCCTGGACGTTGATAATCGCATTCTTCGTTCTGGTATTCAACTTTGTCTTGCTGGAAAC ATTGGGCACATCCTTGACGATGGACATGTTTGCTTGGTCCGACGATGAGGCGCTGTGGTACATGGGCTTAATGATGACCACAGCAGCTATAGTCTCCCTGgtcacttttgttttgattgagCCCATGTGCAAGCTCTTTGCGGAACGCTACGTGCTCATCTGGGGCGGTTTCTCGCTGATGTTCCTCGGCCGAGTGCTCTTCGTGCCCTGGGGACCGGATCCGCCCAAACTGGCGCAGCCCTTCAATGCCAGCTTGAACCTTAGCGAAAGCGATCCCATGTATTTGGGTTGCCCGATAGCGGAGCAAAAGTGGTGCGCCGAGCTGCCGGCCCTAACATTGACGCAGTTCATCATTGGCTTTGCTTTCACCTCCGTGGGATATCCCATTGGGGTGACCCTTATCCAGACCATCTTCTCAAAAGTTCTGGGTCCCCGACCGCAGGGCGTCTGGATGGGCTGGATGACCGGTTCAGGTTGTCTATCGCGTGTCCTTGGCCCTATTTTTGTGGGATTTATTTACTCACGGCTGGGCACATACTGGACCTTTGGTGTAACTTCGATTATGATGCTCGTTTCAATGTTTTGGCTTCACTGCAGCAA TCGATTGCTAATCCCACCGACATTCGAGAAGGCACCTGCGGAACTGCAGGAACTAAACCAGTCCAATGGTGGTACACTGGACGACCACTCACCCGAAGAGTCAGTTTCGGATAAAATCGACAGGCATCACTCCGCTTCGACCAAGAACGGCAGTTATCACTCCTTAGCTCACGCGTAG
- the LOC128257833 gene encoding RNA-binding protein lark yields MPGAGTFKLFIGNLDEKTQATELRALFEKYGTVVECDVVKNYGFVHMETEQQGRDAIQNLNGYTLNEFAIKVEAAKSRRAPNTPTTKIFVGNLTDKTRAPEVRELFQKYGTVVECDIVRNYGFVHLDCVGDVQDAIKELNGRVVDGQPLKVQVSTSRVRPKPGMGDPEQCYRCGRSGHWSKECPRLYGSAGGGREPPSPLSAGGYRDRMYGRDPYPPPPPPPPFLRDRIMDGFRDYDYYDRRFEDSRDLYERRYQTSRMRDFPPPPISRREPMPLPPPLSGSLRSCSVSRGYDTMFSRRSPPPPRSSNGMSRYGSPTPHGYEDFSRDAFDERMISSRGMRGPSPPGRRYAPY; encoded by the exons ATGCCCGGAGCCGGCACGTTCAAGTTGTTCATCGGGAATCTCGACGAGAAGACGCAGGCCACCGAGTTGCGGGCGCTCTTCGAGAAGTACGGTACCGTCGTCGAGTGCGACGTGGTGAAGAACTATGGCTTCGTCCACATGGAGACGGAGCAGCAGGGTCGCGATGCCATACAGAATCTGAACGGTTACACGTTGAACGAGTTCGCCATCAAGGTGGAGGCGGCCAAGAGCCGGCGGGCGCCCAACACCCCGACCACGAAAATCTTCGTGGGAAATCTGACGGACAAGACGCGGGCGCCGGAGGTGCGGGAATTGTTTCAGAAATACGGCACCGTCGTCGAATGCGACATTGTGCGAAACTATGGTTTCGTCCATCTGGACTGTGTCGGTGATGTGCAGGACGCCATCAAGGAGCTGAACGGTCGCGTCGTCGACGGCCAGCCGCTCAAGGTTCAAGTGTCGACCAGTCGTGTACGCCCCAAGCCGGGCATGGGCGATCCGGAGCAGTGCTATCGGTGCGGAAGATCCGGGCATTGGTCGAAAGAGTGTCCGCGACTTTACGGCAGTGCCGGAGGCGGACGCGAGCCGCCCTCACCGCTCAGCGCCGGCGGCTACAGAGATCGCATGTACGGTCGTGACCCGTAtccgccgccaccaccgccgccgccatTCCTGCGTGACCGCATCATGGATGGCTTTAGG GACTATGACTACTATGACCGCCGCTTCGAGGACTCACGCGATCTGTACGAGCGTCGCTACCAGACCTCGCGGATGCGCGACTTCCCGCCGCCGCCCATCTCGCGCCGCGAGCCCATGCCCCTGCCGCCCCCGCTGAGCGGCAGCCTGCGCTCCTGCAGCGTCTCGCGTGGATACGACACCATGTTTAGTCGTCGCTCACCGCCTCCGCCGCGCAGCAGCAACGGAATGAGTCGCTACGG CTCACCCACGCCTCATGGCTACGAGGACTTCAGCCGCGATGCATTCGACGAGCGCATGATTTCTTCGCGCGGCATGCGTGGTCCCTCACCTCCGGGTCGCCGATATGCGCCCTACTGA
- the LOC128257436 gene encoding N-acetyltransferase eco: METPTGSGCSTRPARTATPRLSERKRQLFGSPVSRLRKIKDDDEDEDVDSLGVLPLKPHVAANKQGRSLFAADTRKLRSSTSSSPETNKENKKTRGGVVVAATAEQLPHLFTTTMRLNSNSSSNSRNSSPRTPKIQRKRADSSMSSPSSCMDSPSPRRERANPSPMPEIRSSCRRSPRYSNAQKNQEVFSPETSCKSSGRRQSKVTAMRMDTQSPKSSVKLPRSRHSQSIKTTAQVHTIKPKKKSLASSSKLKAVSLAKNSDSEDENNPISKASINIGTISRNSTPRSGHNKTTSKETTSDNQNAAQKIPIVKTRTESLDSNSMIPISPTKTPSLDDDEKPIIETSTVNPENNTRRTEFPGEVPTLDKEEMTQSLESKIRNCPVKGSDSDEEEPTQKPTKRVHPDTFTIKTASSAESDSGSPQSKMRKMTLKSSIPTMAFYSHSGASATKSKSTPTTFKNLLRRKTKSSPTSRQQLGINKGVSHKIRKSHGLPRRLPATDLNNILNCLSNERLKNLITTKREERAKVEEVHQILRSARDPIKMAKPLSVIEADDANNNNKMPETMWQETSADFSDLSEDEDKVVFDDPVIELEPIIPLIRHEPVQNSTPAEPADLSKRKFFKSGRRSSTCMEVRITDNIRASVSQGRIALVQTPRRKPRTVRVKSATIFSAEQATVDAILKNLNDSMIDEIVESKPMAVNTPMDAEDTPMDTEPLSDIIEYAPETIDTEIDPFAVFRQRLPYQTDDPDVVEQQQILLEFLISNNICTEENFEIFIANPDNHKEEANRIVDDLYMVVNSEEAAQMAQMEALPEQVADSLPQQDPPAAEDVQTRLFPIFTQRLQPVVQKSTRRRPDTSSRLLSAAAGGSNQYQIDAGQKAFGARQCQQCGLVYTVHEPEEEQLHREYHNSIHVLRFKGWIDEDIVAVYPEWASDGRIIRINERAPPARLERLRDLIGVVDKELGYSSYIVPKIFVAFLAVRKQQIVGFCLVQPLSQAHRFIQVDGVDYFSEESYPASCGISRIWVSPLQRRSGIASKLLRVVQCHTVLGQEIAKECIAFSTPTDNGRALARQFTGLDNFLTYDQ; encoded by the exons ATGGAGACGCCGACGGGTAGTGGGTGCTCCACGCGTCCCGCCCGCACGGCCACCCCGCGTCTCTCGGAGCGCAAACGGCAACTGTTCGGCAGTCCGGTCTCCAGACTGCGCAAAATCaaagacgacgacgaggatgaAGACGTAGACAGTCTGGGAGTCTTGCCCTTGAAGCCCCATGTGGCGGCCAACAAGCAGGGCCGCAGCCTCTTCGCCGCGGACACGAGGAAATTGAggagcagcaccagcagcagtcCGGAGACCAACAAGGAGAACAAGAAAACCCGAGGCGGAGTTGTCGTGGCTGCCACGGCGGAGCAACTGCCTCATTTGTTTACTACCACCATGCGGCTGAACAGCAATAGCAGCAGTAACAGTCGGAACAGCAGTCCTCGGACACCCAAGATACAAAGAAAACGGGCTGATTCATCGATGTCATCGCCCTCCTCTTGTATGGATTCTCCATCCCCACGGCGGGAGCGGGCCAATCCGAGTCCCATGCCGGAGATcaggagcagctgcaggcGCAGTCCACGTTACTCCAATGCGCAGAAGAATCAGGAAGTGTTTTCCCCAGAAACTTCTTGCAAATCCTCAGGGAGAAGACAAAGCAAGGTCACCGCCATGAGAATGGACACGCAGAGCCCAAAATCTTCTGTTAAGTTACCAAGGAGTAGGCACAGCCAGAGTATAAAGACCACTGCCCAAGTACATACCATTAAACCCAAGAAAAAGAGCCTGGCGAGCAGCAGTAAATTAAAAGCAGTTTCTCTTGCTAAAAATTCCGATTCGGAGGACGAAAACAACCCAATTAGTAAAGCCTCAATAAACATCGGAACCATAAGTCGAAATTCGACACCAAGAAGTGGGCACAATAAAACCACATCAAAGGAAACAACTAGTGACAATCAAAACGCTGCCCAGAAAATACCTATTGTTAAAACCAGAACAGAGAGCTTGGACAGCAACAGTATGATTCCAATTTCACCTACTAAAACGCCTTCTTTGGATGACGATGAAAAGCCAATTATTGAAACCTCAACAGTGAACCCTGAAAACAACACCAGAAGAACAGAATTTCCAGGTGAAGTGCCTACTTTGGATAAAGAAGAAATGACACAGAGCCTAGAAAGCAAGATAAGAAACTGTCCAGTTAAAGGGTCCGACTCGGATGAAGAAGAACCCACTCAGAAGCCCACGAAGCGAGTACATCCAGACACTTTTACCATCAAGACTGCATCCTCGGCAGAATCCGACTCTGGCTCGCCGCAGAGTAAGATGCGCAAGATGACGCTAAAGAGCAGCATTCCCACCATGGCCTTCTATTCCCACAGTGGAGCATCTGCTACAAAGTCGAAGAGCACGCCCACCACATTTAAGAATTTGCTACGCCGAAAGACAAAAAGCTCGCCGACTTCCCGCCAACAACTGGGCATCAACAAAGGAGTCAGCCACAAAATACGCAAGAGCCACGGATTGCCCAGAAGACTACCAGCCACCGATTTGAACAACATCCTCAACTGCCTGAGCAACGAACGGCTTAAGAACCTGATCACCACCAAGCGGGAGGAGCGCGCCAAGGTGGAAGAGGTGCATCAGATCCTGCGCAGTGCCAGGGACCCAATCAAAATGGCCAAACCATTAAGTGTGATTGAAGCCGACGAtgccaacaataacaacaaaatgccAGAGACCATGTGGCAAGAAACCTCCGCCGACTTCTCCGACCTCAGTGAGGATGAGGACAAGGTTGTGTTCGACGATCCCGTCATAGAATTGGAGCCCATTATACCGCTGATTCGGCACGAGCCGGTCCAAAATTCGACGCCCGCTGAGCCGGCGGATCTCAGCAAGCGCAAGTTCTTCAAGTCGGGCCGGCGCAGCAGCACCTGCATGGAGGTGAGGATCACGGACAACATCCGAGCCAGCGTCAGCCAAGGTAGGATCGCCCTGGTCCAAACGCCACGCCGAAAGCCACGCACAGTGCGCGTCAAGTCGGCAACGATATTCTCAGCAGAGCAGGCCACCGTGGATGCAATCCTGAAGAACCTGAACGACTCAATGATAGATGAGATTGTTGAATCAAAACCGATGGCGGTGAACACGCCCATGGATGCGGAGGACACACCCATGGACACGGAGCCCCTTTCGGATATAATTGAGTATGCGCCGGAAACGATAGATACCGAAATTGATCCCTTTGCTGTGTTCCGTCAGCGTTTGCCCTATCAAACCGATGATCCCGATGTCGTCGAGCAGCAGCAAATCCTGCTGGAGTTTCTCATTAGCAACAACATTTGCACCGAAGAGAATTTTGAGATTTTCATAGCGAATCCGGACAACCACAAGGAGGAGGCCAATCGGATTGTGGACGACCTGTACATGGTGGTCAATAGCGAAGAGGCTGCGCAGATGGCGCAAATGGAAGCCCTGCCAGAGCAAGTAGCAGACAGTCTGCCACAACAGGATCCTCCAGCAGCAGAGGATGTCCAGACCAGGCTATTCCCCATATTCACGCAGCGCTTACAGCCCGTTGTCCAGAAATCAACGCGTCGTCGTCCGGATACATCCTCGAGATTGCTTTCGGCGGCAGCGGGGGGCTCCAATCAGTACCAGATCGATGCGGGACAAAAGGCCTTTGGAGCCCGACAGTGCCAGCAGTGCGGACTGGTTTACACCGTTCACGAgccggaggaggagcagctgcatCGCGAGTACCACAACTCCATTCATGTGCTGCGATTCAAGGGCTGGATCGACGAGGACATAGTGGCCGTTTATCCGGAGTGGGCCAGCGATGGTCGCATCATACGGATTAACGAGCGCGCTCCACCCGCCAGACTCGAGAGACTCCGGGATCTTATCGGGGTGGTGGACAAGGAACTGGGCTACTCCTCGTACATTGTGCCAAAGATCTTTGTGGCCTTCTTGGCGGTGCGCAAGCAGCAGATTGTGGGTTTCTGCCTGGTGCAGCCCCTGTCACAGGCCCATCGGTTTATCCAAGTCGACGGCGTGGATTACTTCAGCGAGGAGAGCTATCCGGCCAG CTGTGGTATATCCCGGATTTGGGTCTCGCCCCTGCAGCGGCGCTCGGGGATTGCCAGCAAACTGTTGCGTGTCGTCCAGTGCCACACTGTGCTCGGCCAGGAGATCGCCAAGGAGTGCATAGCCTTCAGCACGCCCACCGACAATGGACGGGCTCTGGCGCGCCAGTTCACCGGGTTGGATAACTTCCTGACCTACGACCAGTGA
- the LOC128257849 gene encoding uncharacterized protein LOC128257849, translating into MSTIEEERKAYEKNPYFTGHIYGNFSPFYVTIAICTVVLGTIIILNIILGCCSKHRKYWQDRHTGNRWLVSIWSATPHNQPPLDFTELKDASYFNRLHPTTHQQVFPDDVVIGVDDLEPVHSAHHHHQQQHQRPPRPEGRTLHQQRQREEYVELQKRESDI; encoded by the exons ATGTCCACAATCGAAGAGGAACGCAAGGCGTACGAAAAGAATCCCTACTTCACCGGCCACATCTACGGCAACTTCTCGCCGTTTTATGTGACCATTGCCATCTGCACCGTTGTCCTGGGCACGATCATCATATTGAACATTATCCTGGGCTGCTGCTCCAAGCACCGCAAGTACTGGCAGGACAGGCACACGGGCAACCGCTGGTTGGTCTCCATTTGGTCGGCCACTCCCCATAATCAACCGCCTTTGGACTTCACCGAACTAAAGGACGCCTCCTACTTTAATCGTCTACAT ccCACCACCCATCAGCAGGTGTTCCCCGACGACGTGGTCATTGGCGTTGACGACTTGGAGCCCGTGCACTCGGCGCACCAtcatcaccagcagcagcaccagcgtCCACCACGCCCAGAGGGTCGCACCCTGCACCAGCAACGCCAGCGCGAGGAATACGTGGAGCTGCAGAAGCGCGAGAGCGACATCTAA
- the LOC128257852 gene encoding uncharacterized protein LOC128257852 has product MALYFLYPAVAAVALFIVGVIIVMLRYGPRLCGLRHHALPDDDDLRGKTYEHEISYA; this is encoded by the coding sequence ATGGCCCTATACTTCCTTTATCCCGCCGTGGCCGCCGTGGCCCTGTTCATCGTGGGCGTAATCATTGTCATGCTGCGCTACGGACCCCGTTTGTGCGGTTTGCGCCACCATGCCCTTCCGGACGACGACGACCTGCGGGGGAAGACGTACGAGCATGAGATAAGCTATGCCTAA